Proteins from one Gimesia maris genomic window:
- a CDS encoding cysteine desulfurase family protein: protein MAIPASQRIFLDNNSTTRPLDDVVDLVAEQYRTHYANPGSAHADGRQARRVLEDAREQLASLLGAHPQEVIFTSGGTESINLAIQGFLSGSPGEIVLPAGEHPATLNTIRRLAPRGMKQIQLPLDAGGRIQTEGLLEQNWEHVQLATAILAHNETGVIQDIAPLVEACQKHHIPLHLDCVQAIGKIPFHFHDSGATAVSLAAHKFHGPRGVGALIVKEGARLLPQIAGGHQERGKRAGTEPVALAAGMAQALATAVREQEQRSSQTAALRDRLQKGLQELCSPTVINGNRQHRLPNTLNISFPGLDGEALLISLDLAGISCSLGSACASGSRDPAPVLLAMGCEERVYRSAVRLSLSFLNTKEEIDAAILRISKVVNQQRS, encoded by the coding sequence ATGGCGATACCAGCTTCACAACGGATCTTTCTGGATAACAATTCCACAACACGCCCCCTGGATGATGTCGTGGACCTGGTCGCAGAACAGTATCGAACCCACTATGCCAATCCCGGCAGCGCCCATGCAGATGGCCGTCAGGCGCGCAGAGTACTTGAAGATGCCCGCGAACAACTGGCATCACTCCTGGGTGCCCATCCCCAGGAAGTAATTTTTACCAGTGGCGGTACGGAATCGATCAACCTGGCCATACAGGGATTTTTGTCTGGTTCTCCCGGAGAGATTGTCCTGCCGGCCGGCGAGCATCCCGCTACCCTTAATACCATTCGACGTCTGGCACCACGGGGAATGAAACAGATTCAGCTGCCTCTGGACGCCGGGGGCAGAATTCAGACAGAAGGACTTCTCGAACAAAACTGGGAACACGTTCAACTGGCCACTGCCATCCTGGCTCATAACGAGACCGGCGTGATCCAGGATATCGCACCTCTCGTGGAAGCCTGTCAGAAACACCATATTCCCCTGCACCTGGATTGCGTACAGGCCATCGGGAAGATTCCGTTTCATTTTCATGACTCAGGCGCCACCGCCGTCAGTCTGGCTGCCCACAAATTTCATGGCCCGCGGGGCGTGGGTGCCCTGATCGTCAAAGAAGGCGCACGCCTGCTGCCGCAAATCGCGGGAGGACATCAGGAGCGAGGCAAACGGGCGGGAACCGAACCGGTGGCTCTGGCGGCTGGCATGGCGCAGGCATTGGCGACTGCTGTTCGAGAACAGGAACAACGATCAAGCCAGACGGCAGCGCTGAGAGATCGTCTCCAGAAGGGATTGCAGGAACTCTGCTCGCCAACGGTTATCAATGGCAATCGACAGCATCGGCTTCCCAATACCCTCAATATCTCGTTTCCCGGCCTGGACGGAGAAGCCCTGCTGATCTCACTCGACCTGGCGGGCATCTCCTGCTCACTGGGCAGCGCCTGTGCCAGCGGTTCACGAGACCCGGCTCCCGTGCTGCTGGCGATGGGCTGCGAGGAACGCGTCTATCGCTCTGCTGTTCGATTAAGCCTCTCATTCCTCAATACAAAAGAGGAAATTGATGCTGCCATTTTGCGAATCAGCAAAGTAGTCAACCAACAGCGGTCCTGA
- a CDS encoding AAA family ATPase produces the protein MADHEEHLMVQEDAEAQRDLEAQAIRGLSNAYLLMRDEIGKVIIGQSEVVDEILISLFSRGHCLLVGVPGLAKTLLVSTIAKILHLSFRRIQFTPDLMPSDITGTDVLQDDPETGHRSFQFMQGPLFTNVLLADEINRTPPKTQAALLEAMQERHVTVGSNTYRLPEPFFVLATQNPIEQEGTYPLPEAQLDRFMFNVVVNYPTAAEELMILKQTTGNQKPELEAALTGRQILALQEVVRKVPVAEHVFVYARDLVRATRPGEATAPKFIKEYLSWGAGPRAGQFLILGAKARAILEGRFHVSTEDIKSVAHAVLRHRIVTTFQADSKGLAPDDIIDMLIEHVPNQLKNQAKEAAKG, from the coding sequence ATGGCCGACCATGAAGAACATTTGATGGTTCAGGAAGATGCAGAAGCACAACGTGATCTGGAAGCACAGGCCATCCGTGGTCTATCCAACGCCTACCTGCTGATGCGCGATGAAATTGGCAAAGTCATCATCGGACAGTCGGAAGTCGTGGATGAAATCCTTATCTCTCTGTTCAGCCGAGGCCACTGCCTGCTGGTCGGTGTACCTGGACTGGCCAAAACGCTGCTGGTCAGTACCATTGCCAAAATCCTGCACCTTTCGTTTCGAAGAATTCAGTTTACTCCGGACCTGATGCCCTCCGATATTACAGGTACCGATGTTCTGCAGGACGATCCGGAAACCGGGCATCGATCCTTTCAGTTTATGCAGGGACCACTCTTCACCAACGTCCTGCTGGCAGATGAAATTAACCGGACGCCCCCCAAAACTCAGGCTGCACTCCTGGAAGCCATGCAGGAACGGCACGTCACCGTCGGCTCGAATACCTATCGCCTGCCGGAACCCTTTTTTGTACTGGCAACTCAAAACCCGATTGAGCAGGAAGGCACCTACCCGCTGCCGGAAGCGCAGCTGGACCGCTTTATGTTTAATGTAGTCGTGAATTATCCCACTGCTGCCGAGGAACTGATGATCCTCAAACAGACGACCGGCAATCAGAAACCGGAACTGGAAGCTGCATTAACAGGCCGCCAGATCCTGGCGCTGCAGGAAGTCGTTCGCAAAGTTCCCGTCGCCGAGCATGTATTTGTATATGCCCGGGATCTGGTACGGGCCACGCGTCCGGGAGAAGCGACCGCTCCCAAATTCATTAAAGAATATCTGTCATGGGGTGCCGGGCCGCGGGCAGGACAGTTTCTGATTCTGGGAGCCAAAGCCCGGGCCATCCTGGAAGGGCGTTTCCATGTCTCAACCGAGGATATCAAATCCGTCGCCCATGCCGTGCTCAGGCATCGCATTGTCACCACTTTTCAGGCGGACAGCAAAGGACTTGCTCCCGACGACATTATTGACATGCTGATTGAACATGTCCCGAATCAGCTTAAAAATCAGGCGAAAGAAGCCGCAAAAGGGTAA
- a CDS encoding 3'-5' exonuclease: MSQPPVSYLVFDVEAIADGDLISRVRYPGEELSPADALARYQSEQVEATGSDFIPATFMLPVSVAVAKLSEDYRLQDLTVLDAPDFRPHIITKKFWQGWVHYGQPTFVTFNGRGYDLPVLELAAYRYGISLPEWFNVNARSFDQSRNRYNTGAHLDLMDLFSNFGAGRVTGGLNLLANLIGKPGKTGIDGSQVQSMYDSGKVNEINDYCRCDVLDTYFVFLRSRVLAGFLSIDTEQEIVTEAYRYLEREAKSNKAYQHYLEHWGDWEPPTE; this comes from the coding sequence GTGTCTCAGCCCCCAGTATCGTATCTTGTATTTGATGTGGAAGCGATCGCCGATGGAGATCTGATTTCCCGTGTTCGCTATCCAGGGGAGGAATTATCCCCGGCAGACGCCCTGGCCCGTTATCAATCCGAACAGGTGGAAGCGACCGGCAGTGATTTTATACCGGCTACGTTTATGCTGCCGGTCTCGGTTGCGGTGGCCAAGCTTTCTGAAGATTATCGACTGCAGGACCTGACGGTACTCGATGCTCCCGATTTCCGGCCGCATATTATTACAAAGAAATTCTGGCAGGGCTGGGTACACTATGGCCAGCCGACGTTCGTCACCTTTAATGGTCGTGGATACGATCTGCCGGTTCTGGAACTGGCCGCATATCGTTATGGTATTTCATTACCGGAATGGTTCAATGTGAATGCCCGCAGTTTTGATCAGTCCCGTAACCGCTATAACACCGGCGCTCATCTCGATCTGATGGATCTGTTTTCCAATTTCGGTGCCGGCCGGGTCACGGGCGGTCTGAACCTGCTGGCTAATCTGATCGGCAAACCGGGTAAAACCGGTATCGATGGTTCGCAGGTGCAGTCGATGTATGATTCCGGCAAAGTGAATGAAATCAACGATTACTGCCGTTGTGATGTTCTGGATACCTATTTCGTGTTTCTTCGCTCCCGGGTTCTGGCGGGATTCCTCAGTATTGATACTGAGCAGGAGATCGTCACGGAAGCGTATCGGTACCTGGAGCGGGAAGCAAAATCCAACAAGGCGTATCAGCACTACCTTGAGCACTGGGGTGACTGGGAACCGCCGACCGAATAA